One region of Clostridiales bacterium genomic DNA includes:
- a CDS encoding TetR/AcrR family transcriptional regulator, producing the protein MTGKHQTASLIADTAMELFRKKGYESVSVNSICEQAGVSRVTFYSIFSNKDQIIGFILNDFQNQFKEDFSSFIAAENDFERVMILFNYYVELSERGGYQLMLELLKAELERSIGIMDAVYVFNDWFVKLIGNCQKSGIIRNKGNAAELVSLGIQVAISAQYEWCRRKGAFSYREKTRKDMEILYDVAPAYRKSW; encoded by the coding sequence ATGACCGGCAAACACCAAACGGCAAGTTTGATTGCCGATACGGCAATGGAATTATTTCGTAAAAAGGGTTACGAGTCTGTCTCCGTTAACAGCATCTGTGAGCAGGCCGGTGTCTCCCGTGTGACCTTCTATTCGATTTTTTCCAATAAGGATCAGATCATCGGCTTTATTCTCAATGACTTTCAGAACCAGTTTAAAGAAGACTTCTCCTCCTTTATCGCCGCAGAAAATGACTTTGAGCGGGTCATGATTCTGTTCAATTATTACGTGGAGCTGTCTGAACGCGGCGGTTACCAGCTTATGCTGGAGTTGCTGAAAGCGGAGTTGGAGCGTTCCATCGGCATTATGGACGCCGTTTATGTCTTCAACGACTGGTTTGTCAAGCTCATCGGGAACTGTCAGAAATCCGGTATTATCCGAAACAAGGGAAACGCAGCTGAGCTTGTTTCATTGGGGATTCAGGTCGCGATCTCCGCTCAATATGAATGGTGCCGGAGAAAAGGGGCTTTTTCCTATCGGGAGAAAACCAGAAAGGATATGGAGATTTTATACGACGTCGCCCCGGCTTACCGTAAAAGCTGGTAA
- a CDS encoding NAD(P)/FAD-dependent oxidoreductase translates to MSHKFLEPIKIGNQTVKNRVMFLAMAKNISNFDDSVSAKDIAYVESVAAGGVGLLVPGAMIVDPEWPSVLPLQPGIYDDRFIPGLRRLVLAAHKYDAKILFQLWHPGATNYSGIDPKTVDELTKDEIHAIQDKFVAAAKRAMAAGADGIEFQTCHGYLACQFISPLFNHRTDEYGWNKVEDRTRFATEILTRIRKVIGPDKIISVKMQGFDYPKSEGPNGNDGITPEQAAEVAPYLEKAGADMIAVSAGGTIYHQDDIMSGDVHRAEGWKVPAATMVKNAVSVPVVATGSIRHPDFVDQIINDGKCDMVGMGRGILAEREWVKKCAEGREDELRYCISCMNCFNVNPFSYEQTNCSVNPFALREGSKRPIVQDGDGRLVAVIGAGPAGMEAAVTLKQRGFDVVVFDKRDEIGGNLHVAKKPPFKGKFEWAIDYYKSMAKKLNITMKLGKEVTAQEVLALKPHSILVATGSNVISIPLEGLDQVQTVQAHDVLANDMQFANKKVVVIGGGITGLETALYINRQGTNQVSVVDMLPEWPVDMLDMRYQNEALLEVRHCNDQGVALFYNNKVVKFADGKLFIESTKDGEVKELPADVIVLSVGVKPNDALWQELLASGHPSVWKAGDAIATGKINKAVLHGSKFGYSLN, encoded by the coding sequence ATGAGCCATAAATTTTTGGAGCCTATTAAAATCGGTAATCAGACCGTGAAAAACAGAGTGATGTTCCTTGCGATGGCAAAGAATATTTCTAATTTCGACGACAGCGTATCCGCAAAAGACATCGCCTATGTGGAATCGGTCGCCGCGGGCGGCGTGGGGCTTCTTGTTCCCGGCGCAATGATCGTAGACCCGGAGTGGCCTTCTGTGCTGCCCTTGCAGCCGGGCATTTATGATGACCGCTTTATCCCCGGGCTTCGCAGGCTGGTGCTTGCTGCCCATAAGTACGACGCAAAGATCCTGTTCCAGCTTTGGCATCCCGGCGCAACCAACTATTCCGGCATTGATCCGAAGACTGTGGACGAGCTGACGAAGGACGAGATCCACGCCATTCAGGACAAGTTTGTGGCCGCTGCCAAGCGTGCTATGGCCGCCGGTGCGGACGGCATCGAGTTCCAAACCTGTCATGGCTATCTGGCCTGCCAGTTCATTTCTCCTCTGTTCAATCACCGCACTGATGAGTACGGCTGGAATAAGGTAGAGGATCGCACCCGTTTTGCCACGGAGATTTTGACCCGCATCCGCAAGGTCATCGGACCGGATAAAATCATCTCCGTGAAAATGCAGGGCTTTGACTACCCCAAGAGTGAAGGTCCCAACGGCAACGACGGAATCACGCCGGAACAGGCCGCCGAGGTCGCTCCCTATCTGGAAAAGGCCGGTGCGGATATGATTGCAGTGTCCGCCGGCGGCACAATATATCATCAGGACGATATTATGTCCGGCGATGTGCATCGTGCCGAAGGCTGGAAGGTTCCTGCTGCTACCATGGTCAAGAATGCTGTTTCCGTTCCCGTAGTAGCTACCGGCAGCATCCGTCACCCGGATTTCGTGGATCAGATCATCAATGACGGCAAGTGCGACATGGTCGGCATGGGCCGCGGCATTCTGGCTGAGCGCGAATGGGTAAAGAAGTGTGCCGAAGGTCGCGAGGATGAGCTTCGCTACTGCATCTCCTGCATGAATTGCTTCAATGTCAATCCGTTCAGCTATGAGCAGACGAACTGCTCCGTGAACCCCTTTGCCCTGCGCGAAGGCTCCAAGCGCCCCATCGTTCAGGACGGGGACGGCCGTCTGGTGGCGGTCATCGGCGCAGGCCCCGCGGGCATGGAAGCTGCGGTCACGCTCAAACAGCGCGGCTTTGACGTGGTGGTGTTCGACAAACGCGATGAGATCGGCGGTAACCTCCATGTTGCAAAGAAGCCCCCCTTCAAGGGCAAATTTGAGTGGGCTATCGACTATTATAAGTCCATGGCAAAGAAGCTGAATATCACGATGAAGCTGGGGAAGGAGGTCACGGCGCAGGAGGTTCTGGCTCTCAAACCCCATTCCATTCTGGTTGCAACCGGCAGCAACGTCATTTCCATCCCACTCGAGGGGCTGGATCAGGTACAGACGGTTCAGGCGCACGACGTGCTTGCCAACGACATGCAGTTTGCAAACAAGAAGGTCGTTGTCATCGGCGGTGGCATTACCGGGCTGGAGACTGCGCTGTATATCAACCGTCAGGGCACTAATCAAGTTTCCGTGGTGGATATGCTGCCCGAATGGCCGGTGGATATGCTGGATATGCGCTATCAGAACGAAGCGCTGCTGGAGGTCCGCCACTGCAACGATCAGGGTGTTGCCCTATTTTATAATAACAAGGTTGTGAAATTTGCCGACGGCAAGCTGTTCATTGAGAGCACCAAGGACGGCGAGGTGAAGGAGCTTCCCGCAGACGTGATCGTTCTGTCCGTGGGTGTGAAGCCCAACGACGCACTGTGGCAGGAGCTGCTTGCTTCCGGCCATCCCAGCGTCTGGAAGGCGGGCGATGCCATCGCCACCGGCAAGATCAACAAGGCAGTCCTCCACGGCAGCAAGTTCGGCTACAGCCTGAACTGA
- a CDS encoding SDR family oxidoreductase, producing the protein MNSYRTENYIKDKVIVITGASSGFGKETAKKAAELGGKVVLAARREELLREITQEIRESGGEASYIKTDVRVKDQVNAMAKFAVDTYGRIDVLVNDAGTMPLAYYSEHAIAMEAWEQSIATAINGTLYGIAAVYDQMIEQGQGHIVNISSILGNYPVSGCGVYNVTKAAVRMLGDSLRVESRGKIKVTNIKPTSVANTGLVSTEVDYNAGLSGIYGKIIDAFMGLAIPDRLDTESIHCFDFSPSILADNIIYAIDQPWGVNISELTVRASGEAMFV; encoded by the coding sequence ATGAACAGCTATAGAACCGAAAACTACATAAAAGACAAGGTCATTGTCATCACCGGCGCTTCCAGCGGTTTCGGCAAAGAGACCGCAAAGAAGGCCGCCGAGTTGGGCGGAAAGGTCGTTCTGGCCGCGCGGCGTGAGGAATTGCTCCGGGAAATTACGCAGGAGATCCGTGAAAGCGGCGGCGAGGCTTCCTACATCAAGACCGATGTTCGTGTGAAAGATCAGGTCAATGCCATGGCGAAGTTCGCCGTGGACACCTACGGACGCATTGATGTGCTGGTCAATGATGCCGGCACAATGCCGCTTGCCTATTACAGCGAACACGCAATTGCCATGGAAGCATGGGAGCAAAGCATTGCTACCGCGATCAATGGTACACTGTACGGCATCGCGGCGGTCTATGACCAGATGATTGAGCAGGGGCAGGGACATATCGTGAACATTTCCTCCATCCTCGGCAACTATCCCGTGAGCGGTTGCGGGGTCTATAATGTGACAAAGGCCGCCGTCAGAATGCTGGGCGACAGCCTGCGCGTAGAATCCCGCGGGAAAATCAAAGTTACCAACATCAAGCCCACATCCGTGGCAAATACGGGTCTGGTCTCTACAGAAGTAGATTATAATGCAGGTCTGTCCGGCATTTACGGGAAAATCATTGACGCATTTATGGGGTTGGCGATCCCCGATCGTCTTGACACGGAGAGCATCCATTGCTTTGACTTTTCTCCGTCTATTCTGGCGGACAACATCATTTACGCCATTGACCAGCCTTGGGGCGTGAATATCAGTGAGCTGACTGTCCGCGCTTCCGGTGAAGCCATGTTTGTATAA
- a CDS encoding SDR family oxidoreductase: METYKSNYIQKNYVEGKVIIITGASSGFGKLTAKRAAEMGGKIVLAARSEEKLKETVAEIKAAGGEASYIVTDVAKKDDVFAMAKFAVDTYGRIDVLVNNAGTMPLAFFSEHEQALDKWEQCIDISIKGTIFGISAVYDQMIKQGQGQVINVSSIYANFPVAGAGVYQVAKMGVQYLAESLRSECQGKIKVTTIKPTGFMKTNLSSSVVDQMAMMPAVAGPLEILSNWVEETPLRPDFHDINSMTYNDPDPQVLADNIIYAINQPWGVSIGDLTVRASGESFVI, encoded by the coding sequence TTGGAGACATACAAGAGCAATTACATTCAGAAAAACTACGTGGAAGGCAAGGTCATTATTATCACCGGCGCCTCCAGCGGCTTCGGCAAGCTGACTGCAAAGCGAGCCGCAGAGATGGGCGGCAAGATCGTTCTGGCGGCACGCAGCGAAGAGAAGCTGAAGGAGACCGTGGCGGAGATCAAGGCGGCGGGCGGTGAGGCCAGCTACATCGTAACAGACGTGGCGAAAAAGGACGATGTTTTCGCAATGGCTAAATTCGCGGTAGATACCTACGGCAGGATCGATGTGCTTGTTAACAACGCCGGGACGATGCCGCTGGCCTTTTTCAGTGAGCATGAGCAGGCGCTGGACAAATGGGAACAGTGCATCGACATCAGCATCAAGGGCACTATTTTTGGCATCTCCGCCGTCTATGACCAGATGATCAAGCAGGGACAGGGACAGGTGATTAATGTCTCCTCCATCTACGCCAACTTCCCCGTTGCGGGCGCAGGCGTGTATCAGGTCGCAAAGATGGGCGTGCAGTATCTGGCGGAATCTCTGCGCAGCGAGTGTCAGGGCAAAATCAAGGTCACGACCATTAAGCCCACCGGCTTTATGAAGACCAACCTTTCCAGCAGCGTGGTCGATCAGATGGCAATGATGCCCGCAGTGGCAGGCCCCCTTGAAATCCTCAGCAACTGGGTAGAAGAGACTCCGCTGCGTCCCGATTTCCATGACATCAACAGCATGACCTACAACGATCCTGATCCACAGGTCTTGGCGGACAATATTATTTATGCCATCAATCAGCCTTGGGGTGTCAGCATCGGTGATCTGACCGTGCGCGCTTCAGGCGAATCCTTTGTCATTTGA
- a CDS encoding TetR family transcriptional regulator: MKALPSTKERFALALRELLESNSFESISVGDIVGLSGLSSRTFYNHFRDKNELLAYLYRITVEPLWYTDGKRNSLETFFTCCKDNFLYNGTLKGFGNALSYYGQNDLRSEIENKGVEDLVRLLKWNHFPGAITPELREVLRFFMCGITRYFEKYYLDSKTIQVDWLYTFWINCVPAYLAEYLVKEPE, from the coding sequence GTGAAAGCTCTGCCATCAACAAAAGAGAGATTTGCATTGGCTTTGAGGGAATTGCTTGAGAGCAACTCCTTTGAGAGTATTTCTGTCGGGGATATCGTGGGGCTCTCCGGTCTTAGCAGCAGGACGTTTTACAATCACTTTCGGGATAAAAACGAGTTGCTTGCCTATCTCTATCGGATAACTGTCGAGCCTCTGTGGTATACGGATGGGAAGCGAAACTCTCTCGAAACGTTTTTTACTTGCTGCAAGGACAACTTTCTTTATAACGGCACCCTCAAGGGCTTCGGAAACGCTCTATCCTATTACGGGCAGAATGACCTGCGCTCCGAAATAGAAAACAAGGGCGTTGAGGATCTTGTAAGGCTGCTGAAATGGAACCATTTTCCGGGTGCGATAACGCCGGAATTGAGAGAAGTGCTCCGTTTCTTCATGTGTGGTATTACGCGCTATTTTGAAAAGTATTATCTGGATTCCAAAACCATTCAGGTCGACTGGCTGTATACCTTCTGGATCAACTGTGTCCCAGCCTATTTGGCTGAATATCTAGTAAAAGAGCCGGAATAA
- a CDS encoding virulence RhuM family protein translates to MSSNFLNDENKGDIIIYQSESGETKIDVRFQDETVWLTQAQMEELFQSSHANVVEHIKNIYSEGELDESSTCRKFRQVRREGNRNVERERLYYNLDMIISLGYRIRSSIATQFRRWATERLKEYMIKGFAMDDERLKNLGGGSYWKELLDRIRDIRSSEKVMYRQVLDLYATSVDYDPKSAESVAFFKMVQNKLHYAAHGHTAAEVIFERADAEKPFMGLTAFSGDFPTAKDIAVAKNYLSADELKILNNLVSGYFDFAEIQAMRRRPMCMSDYVENLDRILASTGEALLTDGGTVSHTQAMEQAKAEYRKYQVQNLSPVEEEYLQTIRSIEKAAKEGEKR, encoded by the coding sequence ATGAGCAGTAATTTCCTCAACGATGAAAACAAGGGCGATATCATCATTTACCAGTCTGAAAGCGGCGAGACAAAAATTGATGTCCGGTTTCAGGATGAAACTGTCTGGCTGACACAGGCACAGATGGAGGAGCTTTTCCAATCTTCCCATGCAAATGTGGTTGAGCACATCAAAAACATCTATTCCGAAGGTGAGCTGGACGAAAGTTCAACCTGTCGGAAATTCCGACAAGTTCGCCGCGAGGGAAATCGCAATGTGGAGCGCGAAAGACTATATTATAACCTGGACATGATCATCTCTCTGGGCTATCGCATCAGGTCCTCCATTGCAACGCAGTTCCGCCGCTGGGCTACCGAGCGCTTGAAGGAGTACATGATCAAGGGCTTCGCCATGGATGATGAGCGCCTGAAGAATCTCGGCGGCGGCAGCTATTGGAAGGAGCTTCTTGACCGCATCCGGGACATCCGTTCCTCCGAAAAGGTGATGTACCGTCAGGTCCTCGACCTCTACGCTACTAGCGTGGACTATGACCCCAAAAGCGCCGAGTCGGTGGCTTTTTTCAAAATGGTGCAGAACAAGCTGCACTATGCCGCCCATGGCCATACCGCCGCAGAGGTGATTTTTGAGCGAGCCGATGCCGAAAAGCCATTTATGGGGCTTACCGCATTTTCCGGGGATTTTCCCACGGCGAAGGATATTGCTGTTGCAAAGAACTATCTCTCTGCGGACGAACTGAAGATACTGAACAATCTCGTTTCCGGATATTTTGACTTTGCGGAAATTCAGGCGATGCGCCGCCGGCCCATGTGCATGAGCGATTATGTAGAGAACCTGGACCGCATCCTTGCCTCCACCGGAGAAGCCCTGCTTACCGACGGGGGAACCGTAAGCCACACGCAGGCGATGGAGCAGGCAAAGGCGGAATACAGGAAATATCAGGTGCAGAATCTTTCTCCCGTGGAGGAGGAATATTTGCAGACCATTCGCAGCATCGAGAAGGCGGCAAAAGAGGGCGAAAAACGCTGA
- a CDS encoding sulfite exporter TauE/SafE family protein, translating into MLLTVSGLLVVLIGLRMWGVPFLRRISPELTRPCRFRGKAFAVGLLTGLMPCSALSSMWIFAATSGSWASGAVSMLAFGAGTCVFMLLFGLLGTFLPKRYNKYLLKGSTILIVALGLSLMTKGIRLLA; encoded by the coding sequence ATGCTCCTGACCGTCAGCGGGCTGCTCGTGGTGCTCATCGGGCTCAGGATGTGGGGCGTGCCGTTTCTGCGCCGGATCAGTCCCGAGCTGACCAGGCCCTGCCGCTTCCGGGGCAAGGCGTTCGCCGTCGGGCTACTGACCGGCCTGATGCCGTGCAGCGCGCTGTCGTCGATGTGGATCTTCGCCGCCACGTCCGGGTCGTGGGCAAGCGGCGCGGTGAGCATGCTCGCCTTCGGCGCGGGCACGTGCGTCTTTATGCTGCTGTTCGGCCTGCTCGGGACGTTTCTCCCGAAGCGGTACAACAAATATCTGCTCAAGGGCAGCACGATCCTCATCGTCGCTCTCGGGCTGAGCCTGATGACCAAAGGCATCCGGCTGCTTGCCTGA
- a CDS encoding aspartate carbamoyltransferase regulatory subunit: MLIDSIQNGIVIDHITAGKAMELYQILGLDKLACTVAILKNVTSGKLGRKDIIKIDGEMELDWDLIGYVDPSITVNIIRGGELQEKRTLKLPERIRGVLRCKNPRCITSTERELPQEFVLTDRERRVYRCLYCETEAGK; the protein is encoded by the coding sequence ATGCTTATTGATTCGATTCAAAACGGGATCGTCATCGACCACATCACGGCCGGCAAGGCCATGGAGCTCTACCAGATCCTCGGTCTGGACAAGCTCGCCTGCACCGTTGCCATCCTCAAAAATGTCACCAGCGGCAAGCTCGGCCGCAAGGACATCATCAAGATCGACGGCGAGATGGAGCTCGACTGGGACCTGATCGGCTATGTCGATCCGAGCATCACGGTCAACATCATCCGCGGCGGCGAGCTGCAGGAAAAGCGCACGCTCAAGCTGCCCGAGCGCATCCGCGGCGTGCTGCGGTGCAAGAATCCGCGCTGCATCACCTCGACCGAGCGCGAGCTGCCGCAGGAGTTCGTGCTCACGGATCGGGAGCGGCGCGTCTACCGCTGCCTGTACTGCGAGACCGAGGCAGGAAAGTGA
- the pyrB gene encoding aspartate carbamoyltransferase: protein MKHLIDIMQLTPQEIMELIDTACAIMEHPEQYAHKCDGKILATLFFEPSTRTRLSFESAMLSLGGKVLGVASAESSSASKGETVADTVRVVSCYSDIIAMRHPKEGAPLVASMHAQVPVINAGDGGHNHPTQTLTDLMTIYREKGRLDDLTIGLCGDLKFGRTVHSLVAAMSRCTGIRFVLISPEELKLPRYVKDEYLKKPGVPYTQSTSLEAVMPELDVLYMTRVQRERFFNEEDYLRLRDSYILTPDKLETAKPDMSILHPLPRVNEIAAAVDNDPRACYFKQVKNGRYIRMALMLKLLGID from the coding sequence ATGAAGCATCTGATCGACATTATGCAGTTGACCCCGCAGGAGATCATGGAGCTCATCGACACCGCCTGCGCGATCATGGAGCACCCCGAGCAATATGCCCACAAGTGCGACGGGAAGATCCTCGCCACGCTGTTTTTCGAGCCGTCCACGCGCACGCGCCTGAGCTTCGAGAGCGCGATGCTCTCGCTCGGCGGCAAGGTGCTCGGCGTCGCCTCGGCAGAGAGCTCGTCCGCCTCCAAGGGCGAGACCGTCGCGGACACCGTGCGCGTCGTCAGCTGCTACAGCGACATCATCGCCATGCGTCATCCCAAGGAGGGCGCGCCGCTGGTCGCGTCCATGCACGCGCAGGTCCCGGTCATCAACGCGGGCGACGGCGGACACAACCACCCCACGCAGACGCTGACCGACCTCATGACCATCTACCGCGAAAAGGGTCGGCTGGACGACCTGACGATCGGCCTGTGCGGCGACCTGAAGTTCGGCCGCACGGTGCACTCGCTCGTCGCCGCTATGAGCCGCTGCACGGGCATCCGCTTCGTGCTCATCTCCCCGGAGGAGCTCAAGCTCCCGCGCTACGTGAAGGACGAGTATCTCAAAAAGCCCGGCGTCCCCTACACGCAGTCCACGTCGCTCGAGGCCGTGATGCCGGAGCTGGACGTGCTGTATATGACCCGCGTGCAGCGCGAGCGCTTTTTCAACGAGGAGGACTACCTGCGCCTGCGCGACAGCTATATCCTCACACCGGATAAGCTCGAGACCGCCAAGCCCGACATGAGCATCCTGCACCCGCTGCCGCGCGTCAACGAGATCGCCGCCGCCGTGGACAACGATCCGCGCGCCTGCTATTTCAAGCAGGTGAAAAACGGCCGCTATATCCGCATGGCGCTCATGCTCAAGCTGCTGGGCATCGACTGA
- the pyrE gene encoding orotate phosphoribosyltransferase → MKHEVARSLLSIEAVFLRPQEPFTWASGIKSPIYCDNRLILTAPEARDLVERAIAETVRREYPQAQVLMGTATAGIAHAAIAAHLLGLPMGYVRSSSKDHGRQNRIEGKLVPGQKVVVVEDLISTGGSVLDAVDALREAGAEVLGVVSIFTYGMKKGVERLAAAQVRNVSLTDLDTVASTGAQEGYITEDDVARLLAFRENPSDESWIQAESQA, encoded by the coding sequence ATCAAACACGAAGTTGCGCGCAGCCTGCTCTCGATCGAGGCGGTGTTCCTGCGCCCGCAGGAGCCGTTCACGTGGGCCAGCGGCATCAAGAGCCCCATCTACTGCGACAACCGCCTCATCCTGACCGCGCCCGAGGCGCGTGATCTGGTCGAGCGCGCCATCGCCGAGACGGTCAGGCGCGAGTATCCGCAGGCGCAGGTGCTCATGGGCACGGCCACGGCCGGCATCGCCCACGCCGCCATCGCCGCGCATCTGCTCGGTCTGCCGATGGGCTATGTCCGCTCGAGCAGCAAGGATCACGGCCGCCAGAACCGCATCGAGGGCAAGCTCGTCCCGGGGCAGAAGGTCGTGGTCGTCGAGGATCTGATCTCCACCGGCGGCAGCGTGCTCGACGCGGTGGACGCGCTGCGTGAAGCCGGCGCGGAGGTGCTCGGCGTCGTGAGTATCTTCACCTACGGCATGAAAAAGGGCGTGGAGCGGCTCGCCGCAGCGCAGGTCAGAAACGTGAGCCTCACGGATCTGGACACCGTCGCCAGCACGGGCGCACAGGAGGGCTACATCACCGAGGACGACGTCGCGCGGCTGCTGGCCTTCCGCGAAAACCCCTCCGACGAGAGCTGGATCCAGGCAGAAAGTCAGGCGTGA
- the pyrF gene encoding orotidine-5'-phosphate decarboxylase, producing the protein MGKDVIIALDFDSREKTLAFLDLFQDEKPFVKIGMELFYAEGPDIVRQIHARGHRIFLDLKLHDIPNTVKKAMAALSALDVDIINLHAAGTKAMMSAALEGLTRPDGTRPLLIAVTQLTSTDQERMDRELLIHAPIDEVVLHYARNARDAGLDGVVCSPLEAGSIHARCGADFLTVTPGVRFADGESGDQKRVTTPERAREIGSDYIVVGRPITQADDPVAAYRRCVAAFVG; encoded by the coding sequence ATGGGTAAGGACGTTATCATTGCGCTGGATTTTGACAGCCGGGAAAAGACGCTCGCATTTCTCGACCTCTTTCAGGACGAGAAGCCGTTTGTGAAGATCGGCATGGAGCTGTTTTATGCCGAAGGGCCGGACATCGTGCGCCAGATCCACGCGCGCGGCCACAGGATCTTTCTCGACCTCAAACTGCACGACATCCCGAACACGGTGAAAAAGGCGATGGCCGCGCTCTCGGCGCTGGATGTGGATATCATCAACCTCCACGCTGCCGGCACGAAGGCCATGATGAGCGCCGCGCTCGAGGGACTGACCCGGCCGGACGGCACGCGCCCGCTGCTCATCGCCGTGACGCAGCTGACCTCCACGGATCAGGAGCGCATGGACCGGGAGCTGCTCATCCACGCGCCGATCGACGAGGTCGTGCTGCACTATGCGCGCAATGCGCGCGATGCCGGTCTTGACGGCGTGGTCTGCTCCCCGCTGGAGGCGGGCAGCATTCATGCGCGCTGCGGCGCGGACTTTCTGACCGTGACGCCCGGCGTGCGCTTTGCCGACGGGGAGAGCGGCGACCAGAAGCGCGTCACGACGCCGGAGCGCGCCCGGGAGATCGGCTCGGACTACATCGTCGTCGGCCGCCCGATCACGCAGGCGGACGACCCCGTCGCTGCCTATCGCCGGTGCGTGGCCGCGTTCGTCGGCTGA
- a CDS encoding dihydroorotate dehydrogenase: MAATAVTLCGIELENPIIPASGTFGYGQEFAQLYDINMLGTFSFKGTTRAPRFGNPTPRIAEYAGGMLNAVGLQNPGVDAVIAHELPELKKVFHKPVMANVSGFSVEEYAEVCARLDAQPQVGWLEVNISCPNVHGGGAAFGAEPSAAAEVTRAVRAVTKKPIILKLSPTAADIAAVAKACEDAGADGVSLINTLPGMRIDLARRRPLLANRTGGMSGPGMFPLAVRMVYQVYEAVHIPIVGMGGVTSAQDVLELMLAGATAVGVGAANLVEPYACKHIIETLPDAMARFGIDNLRDIIGGAHHG; encoded by the coding sequence ATGGCCGCAACAGCCGTAACGCTCTGTGGGATCGAGCTGGAAAACCCCATCATCCCGGCCAGCGGCACGTTTGGCTACGGGCAGGAGTTTGCGCAGCTGTATGACATCAATATGCTCGGCACGTTCTCCTTCAAGGGGACGACGCGCGCGCCGCGCTTCGGCAACCCCACGCCGCGCATCGCCGAGTATGCCGGCGGAATGCTCAACGCGGTGGGGCTGCAGAACCCCGGCGTGGACGCGGTCATCGCGCACGAGCTGCCGGAGCTGAAAAAGGTGTTTCACAAGCCGGTCATGGCGAATGTGAGCGGCTTCAGCGTGGAAGAATATGCCGAGGTTTGCGCCAGGCTTGACGCGCAGCCGCAGGTCGGCTGGCTGGAGGTCAACATCTCCTGCCCGAACGTCCACGGCGGCGGCGCTGCCTTCGGCGCGGAGCCGTCGGCCGCGGCGGAGGTGACGCGCGCGGTGCGCGCCGTGACGAAAAAGCCAATCATCCTCAAGCTCTCGCCGACGGCGGCGGACATTGCCGCCGTTGCCAAGGCCTGTGAGGACGCGGGCGCGGACGGCGTGAGCCTCATCAACACCCTGCCGGGTATGCGCATCGACCTTGCGCGCCGCCGCCCGCTGCTGGCCAACCGGACCGGCGGCATGTCCGGCCCCGGTATGTTCCCGCTGGCCGTGCGCATGGTCTATCAGGTGTACGAGGCGGTGCACATCCCCATCGTGGGCATGGGCGGCGTGACGAGCGCGCAGGACGTTCTGGAGCTGATGCTCGCGGGCGCGACGGCGGTCGGTGTGGGCGCGGCAAACCTGGTCGAGCCGTATGCCTGCAAGCACATCATTGAAACTCTGCCGGACGCGATGGCGCGCTTCGGCATCGACAATCTCAGGGACATCATAGGAGGAGCACATCATGGGTAA
- a CDS encoding dihydroorotate dehydrogenase electron transfer subunit, translating into MQQRVFTIAENAPVARDTYRLQLTGDTAAITAPGQFVDIRLAGRFLRRPVSVCSWSDGALTLYYKVAGAGTAQLSTLVPGTELDLLVGLGNGFDTAPAGARPLLVGGGVGASPLYGLAQQLVAEGCSPLAVLGFRTAAEVLLADAFEALGIPVTVVTEDGTMGARGFVTDALPEGGTYVYACGPMPMLQALCSATPLDGQLSLEARMGCGFGACMGCTCKTTHGSKRVCKDGPVFTKEEIVWPQQP; encoded by the coding sequence GTGCAGCAGAGAGTTTTCACCATTGCGGAAAACGCGCCCGTCGCCCGTGACACCTACCGTTTGCAGCTCACGGGGGACACCGCCGCGATCACCGCGCCGGGGCAGTTTGTGGACATCCGGCTTGCCGGACGCTTTCTGCGCCGCCCCGTGTCGGTGTGCAGCTGGAGTGACGGCGCGCTGACGCTGTATTATAAAGTGGCGGGCGCAGGCACGGCGCAGCTGAGCACGCTGGTGCCGGGCACGGAGCTGGACCTGCTGGTCGGTCTCGGCAACGGCTTTGACACCGCACCCGCCGGTGCGCGGCCGCTGCTGGTCGGCGGCGGCGTGGGCGCGTCCCCACTGTACGGTCTGGCGCAGCAGCTCGTGGCCGAGGGGTGCAGCCCGCTGGCCGTGCTCGGCTTTCGCACGGCGGCAGAGGTGCTGCTTGCCGATGCGTTTGAAGCGCTCGGCATCCCCGTCACTGTCGTGACCGAGGACGGCACCATGGGCGCGCGCGGCTTCGTGACCGACGCGCTGCCCGAGGGCGGCACCTATGTGTATGCCTGCGGGCCGATGCCCATGCTGCAGGCGCTGTGCAGCGCGACGCCGCTCGACGGTCAGCTGAGCCTTGAGGCGCGCATGGGCTGCGGCTTCGGCGCGTGCATGGGCTGCACCTGCAAAACGACGCACGGCAGCAAGCGCGTCTGCAAGGACGGGCCCGTGTTCACAAAGGAGGAGATCGTATGGCCGCAACAGCCGTAA